ACCTTCCCGGTAGGTATTCCGCAGCTCAAAAAAGCCCGGCACAATGCCGTCGATGCTGATATACACACAAGAGCTGTCCTCCCCGGTTACGGGCCGGTTGGCGCCCTGAACAAATATCCGGCTTCCGGCCTTTACATGCTGTTCCTGTACCCATCCTTCAATGCCCATTCCCGGCACATTCCGGAAGCTGTCTACCGGAACATCCGGCGCCGTCTTCAGCTCTTTCAGCACCGCCCTGCTCAGCGGATGCGTGGAATGCCGCAGCAGGGATGCCACCTGTGATGCCTGTTGCGGATTCATCGCAAGGCCATTATAGGTCACCTTAAAATGCTTATTCAGGGTAATGGTTCCGGTTTTATCCAATACGATATGATCGATGGCCGCCATAGCCGCGATGACATCAGCATTTTTAAGAAAAAGTCCCGATCTTTTTAAGATCCGCATTACATTTCCATTGGTAAAAGTGGCGGCCAGCAGCAACGCGCAGGGACAGGCAACAATCAGCGTGGTCGTCAGCGCATTCCACATGGTACCGGTTTCTCCACGAACATACCAGAACAGCGCGGCCGAAAGGGTCAGCAACAGCACACAAGCGGTAAATAGATTGGATGCCTTATACAGAAAACTCCCCTTTACGTCCTTTTTCAATGTTTCCCGGTTCCACAAGTTGGTCAGGTATCCCTGGTCCGATCTTTTTAGTACCATCAACTCCAGCTTTTCTCCTACCTGCCGGCCACCGGCGTAGATCATCCCACCCGGCTCCACCAGTTTCGGCAGGCTCTCACCTGTTACAAAACTATAGTCAATCAGGGCCCTGCCTTTGACCAGTACGGCGTCTGCGGGGATGATCTCCCGGTCATAGATTTCAATCTGATCTTTTTCCTTCAGCGCACCGATCAGTACCGGCTCCGTACCCTGATCCCGTTTTACATTTACAGCAATCGGGAAAAAGGACCGGTAATCCCTGTCGAAAACCAAAAAGCGTTGGGTTCTGTCCTGCGCCCATCTACCGATCAGCATAAAAAAAACAATACCGCTCATGCTGTCAAAATAGGTATTGCCATCCAGTAGAAACAGGTTATAAAGACTTCTGAAGAATGTAACTGCAATTGCCAGTGCAATGGAAAGGTCTATATTCAGCGTGCCGCTCCGGAGCCCTTTCCAGGCATTGGAAAAAAACTCCCGTGCACAATAAAAGAAAACCGGAAGGGCGAGCAGCAGCCCGATATAACGGAAAGCGGCTCCTACCCGGTCCTGCAGGTATCCAGCCACGGAAAAATACTCCGGCAGGCTCAGCATCATGATATTGGCGAAGCAAAATCCGGCAATACCGATTTGCACCATACGCACCCGGCTCTTCGTTCCGTCATCCTTTTTACCGCCCGGCGACAAATAGGGTTCATACCCGATACCAGTCATGGTTTCCACCACTTCCCGTACGGAAGTTTGTAGCGGGTCCATTACGATAAAAACTTCTTTAGCCGAAAAATTAACCCTTGAAGACAGGATCCCCGGTTGCAGCCGGTTCAGATTTTCCAATAACCACAGGCAACTGCTGCAATGCATATGTGGTACCTGTAGGGTCAGGTGCATTTGGGTACTGTCTGAATAGGACACCAGGGTGCCGGCGATGGCTGCATCATCCAGGAATGCAAACCTCCCCACCCGGCCCGGATGCCGCTGCGACCGCCCCGGGTGGGTGTTCAGATCATAATAGGCACAAAGCGCATTTTCATTTAATATTTCGTAAACCAGCTTGCAGCCCTGACAACAGAAATACTTATCATCTGTTTTTAAGTGCTGGTCGGTGCAGGGATCCCCGCAATGATAACAGGCTATTTTTGTATCGATCATTTCCCGGTGCTATTTGCTCCGGCAAAAGTCCTGAACCGCCCCCGCAAGCCCTCTGTCAGCCGTCATACGGCAATATGATCTCGGTCATCAATCACCGTTCATACCAGACGGGCACCAGCTCCCCGCATGAGCACGGTTTTACAGCTCCAAAAATTTGTTAAAAAGCGACTAAATGCCCGCACGCCTCTTTTCGCATACGAAATAAATCGTAAATTGCGATTAAAAGAACAAAGTCATGCCGGATAACAAATCATTGAAACCCACGGAAAGTGAATTGGAAATTCTGCAGGTTTTATGGGATAAAGGAAGCGCCACTGTAAGAGAAGTTCACGAAAACCTGCTGAATTTTAAAGATGTAGGCTATACCACAACGCTGAAGCTGATGCAGATTATGAACGAGAAAGGACTGGTAAAACGTAATGATTCGTTCCGTACGCATATTTACAAAGCCGCTGTGAATAAGGAAGTGACCCAGAAATATATGTTGCACAAATTTGTGAGTAATTTATTTGGGGGCTCGTCTTCGCAACTCGTTATGCAGGCACTTGGAGACGGCAAAGTGACCCAGGAAGAACTGGATGAGATTCAACTGATGCTCGATCAGCTTAAAAAGAAAGACTAAAACATGCAAGAGGAACTGTACCATTTATTTACTGCTCTGGGAAATGCATTGTTTTGCAGTCTTTGGCAAATGGGTATCATTTGGCTGATGATAGCGGTTTATACCTATTTGCGGCCTGCCGCTTCTGATGCGGCCAATAGCCTGTTGCGGTTTGCCGGTTTGATGGCCGGCTTTGCCCTTTTTCTGATTACCTTTTTTGTTTCCCTCAAAACCGCTCCTGCTGAACAACCCATTTTAAAATGGGGGATCAGCCCAGAATGGAGCCATTCTTTATTGAACTATTGCGCCATTCTTTATCTGCTGCTGCTGATATTTCCACTCCGGAATATTCTTAAAAATTCGACGCGGCTGCGCCGTCTTCGGAAAAACGGCATCGGCCGCGTACCTGGTGCCCTGAAGATCTTTATGCTGGATGCTGCCGGCTATCTCAATATTAAAAGAAAGGTAAGGTTATATACCTCGTCCATTATTTCATCGCCGCTGACCATTGGTTTTTTAAAACCGGTGATCCTGCTTCCCCTGGCCCTCATCAACCAGCTGACGCCACAGCAGCTCGAGGCCATCATCCTGCACGAACTGGCACATATCCGGCGCAATGATTACCTGATTAACCTCGTTACGCAGATCGTTCTTACCCTGTTATATTTCAACCCGTTTGCACGAATGCTGGTCAAAGCCCAGGAACTGGATCGCGAAAAATCGGCCGATCAATGGGTGTTGCGTTTTGAATACGGACGTTATATGTACGCTTCCACCCTTTTGCAACTCGCCCGGAACCCGGCACCTGCCGGTGATTTCGCCCTGCATGTGACGGGAAAAGAAAGCCAGTTAAGTAACCGTGTAGCCGCTATTATGGACGGTGGTATTGCCAGGCCGGTGCTTCCATTTAAAAAAATGGGCATACTGGCCTGTGTGCTGTTATTATCCGGCGGACTTTTTCTCGTCCGGAACACACAGCCACCTGTATCGTCAACCGCTGTACGCCAGTCCCGGTCTATGCCTATAGCAACGGCCGACGCCACTGATGTAGCACCTGTTTTTGCCGCCGCTTCCACCACCGCTGCGGATGAAAAGAATTACGAGGTGCGCCCGATACCTGTACTTGAGAAACCTGACCGGAAACCGGCAAACGATGCCATTTACCTGAAAATATGTGAAGACCCAAGCGGAAAAATGCAGGCACCAGCTCCCCCGGCACCAGCGCCCCCGGCTGATCCCGCTCAGCCCCTGGTTCTTTTTGCAGATCATCCTGTGATCGTTGTACCCGATCTTGACAGTGCAGCCGAAGACAAGGTGCAGCAATCCATTGAATCCTTTAAGAAACTGATCACTGAACTTAGTTGGAAGCATGTTGAAAACAGCCTCGCAGAAACCGTTACTGAACAGCAGAAAAAGGCCTTAAAAAATCAGTTAACACGGGTCATGGACCAGATGAACTGGGAACAGAATGCCAATATCCTGCGTTCTTTTTATAAAGATATCAATTGGGAACAGGCCGATGACCAGTTGAAAGCCAGCCTGGACGCGCTGCTCTATGCCCGCTCCGAACAATACCGCGCGGCCTTAAAGCAAGCTACAGCCGAACAGCAGCACAGGGCCGCCGACAGTAGTTACGGCTATACCCTTGAACTGCGGAAACGTGCAGACTCTCTTCACCTGGCTTTACGCAAAAAAGACAGCATTCAAAACCGGATAAAGGTGGTTGACCTGTAACCCGGCTCCTCAACAAATGCTGCCCTTTTAAAAGTTTGGCCGGCTCCGCTTTCGGCATAAACCGTTTGTTGTGCGCTCCGATTGTATCCTTTTGCAGCTTCTTTTTATTAGTTATCTTTACCTTCAATTTGAACGAATATGAGAGTAACCGCAGATAACCGTTTCAGAAAATTAATTGTCATTGGCGACCGGCTGCTGATTCAGCCCGTTAAAGGTAATGAACGTACAGAAAGTGGGTTGTACCTGCCACCGGGTGTTCAGGAAAAGGAGAAGGTGCAACAGGGATATGTCATTAAAACCGGGCCCGGATATGCCATCCCCGTACCGGTTGAAGACGAGCCCTGGAAATCGGATGAAGACCAGGTGAAATATGTTCCGTTACAGGCCAGGGAAGGCGATCTTGCCATTTTCCTGCTCAGTGGTGCCACTGAAGTTATGTATGAAGGTGAAAAATATTTTATCGTTCCGCAAAGCGCGATCCTGATGCTGGAGCGGGAAGAAGAATTATAACCCTAAAACAAGTGCTATGAAAGGCTTTCACGCCCATATTGAAAACGACACGCTGGCTAATGATGCCTTTAGGAAAGTGTTGTATACTGCAAAGCAACTGCAATTGGTTCTGATGACCCTGCAGCCGGGGGAAGAGATCGGTGCCGAGGTGCACCCGGAAAATGATCAGTTCTTCCGGTTTGAGAGTGGTACGGGTACCTGTGTGATCGATGATCAGGAATACGCCGTTAGCGACGGTTTTGCGATCATCGTTCCTTTAGGCGCCCGGCACAATGTGATCAATACAGGCAACAAGCCTTTAAAAATGTACACGATTTACGCTCCGCCCCACCATAAGGACGGTATTGTGCGCAATACCAAAAAGGAGGCCGAAGAAAACGAGGAAGCGTTTGACGGCATCACCAGTGAACAATAATGCCTACCGGCACAACCTGCTCCCACTCTGAGCCGGCCTCTCCGTTCGTGGCCCGATGGATCGCAATTGCGATCTTATGACGGACCCACCTGTTTGGAAAGCATGCAGATGCTACCATGATCTTAAGGAAATAAAAAACGGCACTGCAGAGGAAGGCATAATTTTCCCAGCAGCAAATATCCTGTGTCCTGCTGACGATCATACCGGATCATTTTTACTGCATCATGGAAACGGTTGCAAAACAACCGAAACAGTCAGCCGTCTTTTAAAATGGCCACCGGGGAGACAACCGATGCCTGCATACGGGCTGGGGTAACACATGGACGGTGATCTTATGGATGAAAACAATATCGGGAATGAAAAGGGCGT
The sequence above is a segment of the Niabella agricola genome. Coding sequences within it:
- a CDS encoding heavy metal translocating P-type ATPase: MIDTKIACYHCGDPCTDQHLKTDDKYFCCQGCKLVYEILNENALCAYYDLNTHPGRSQRHPGRVGRFAFLDDAAIAGTLVSYSDSTQMHLTLQVPHMHCSSCLWLLENLNRLQPGILSSRVNFSAKEVFIVMDPLQTSVREVVETMTGIGYEPYLSPGGKKDDGTKSRVRMVQIGIAGFCFANIMMLSLPEYFSVAGYLQDRVGAAFRYIGLLLALPVFFYCAREFFSNAWKGLRSGTLNIDLSIALAIAVTFFRSLYNLFLLDGNTYFDSMSGIVFFMLIGRWAQDRTQRFLVFDRDYRSFFPIAVNVKRDQGTEPVLIGALKEKDQIEIYDREIIPADAVLVKGRALIDYSFVTGESLPKLVEPGGMIYAGGRQVGEKLELMVLKRSDQGYLTNLWNRETLKKDVKGSFLYKASNLFTACVLLLTLSAALFWYVRGETGTMWNALTTTLIVACPCALLLAATFTNGNVMRILKRSGLFLKNADVIAAMAAIDHIVLDKTGTITLNKHFKVTYNGLAMNPQQASQVASLLRHSTHPLSRAVLKELKTAPDVPVDSFRNVPGMGIEGWVQEQHVKAGSRIFVQGANRPVTGEDSSCVYISIDGIVPGFFELRNTYREGFAAFAERIQQKASLSILSGDNNAEQARLIKLTGTDAAIHFNQSPEDKYHYIKKLQEQDHQNVLMAGDGLNDAGALRQAQVGIAVMEEGGHFTPASDAIISAGALTRLDQLLWFAGKADTVIKISFVYSVVYNIIGLSFALQGLLTPVVAAILMPVSSIGIILITFLLTEWYGRKLKTNAS
- a CDS encoding BlaI/MecI/CopY family transcriptional regulator → MPDNKSLKPTESELEILQVLWDKGSATVREVHENLLNFKDVGYTTTLKLMQIMNEKGLVKRNDSFRTHIYKAAVNKEVTQKYMLHKFVSNLFGGSSSQLVMQALGDGKVTQEELDEIQLMLDQLKKKD
- a CDS encoding M56 family metallopeptidase, with the translated sequence MQEELYHLFTALGNALFCSLWQMGIIWLMIAVYTYLRPAASDAANSLLRFAGLMAGFALFLITFFVSLKTAPAEQPILKWGISPEWSHSLLNYCAILYLLLLIFPLRNILKNSTRLRRLRKNGIGRVPGALKIFMLDAAGYLNIKRKVRLYTSSIISSPLTIGFLKPVILLPLALINQLTPQQLEAIILHELAHIRRNDYLINLVTQIVLTLLYFNPFARMLVKAQELDREKSADQWVLRFEYGRYMYASTLLQLARNPAPAGDFALHVTGKESQLSNRVAAIMDGGIARPVLPFKKMGILACVLLLSGGLFLVRNTQPPVSSTAVRQSRSMPIATADATDVAPVFAAASTTAADEKNYEVRPIPVLEKPDRKPANDAIYLKICEDPSGKMQAPAPPAPAPPADPAQPLVLFADHPVIVVPDLDSAAEDKVQQSIESFKKLITELSWKHVENSLAETVTEQQKKALKNQLTRVMDQMNWEQNANILRSFYKDINWEQADDQLKASLDALLYARSEQYRAALKQATAEQQHRAADSSYGYTLELRKRADSLHLALRKKDSIQNRIKVVDL
- a CDS encoding co-chaperone GroES, giving the protein MRVTADNRFRKLIVIGDRLLIQPVKGNERTESGLYLPPGVQEKEKVQQGYVIKTGPGYAIPVPVEDEPWKSDEDQVKYVPLQAREGDLAIFLLSGATEVMYEGEKYFIVPQSAILMLEREEEL
- a CDS encoding cupin domain-containing protein, with translation MKGFHAHIENDTLANDAFRKVLYTAKQLQLVLMTLQPGEEIGAEVHPENDQFFRFESGTGTCVIDDQEYAVSDGFAIIVPLGARHNVINTGNKPLKMYTIYAPPHHKDGIVRNTKKEAEENEEAFDGITSEQ